One window of the Benincasa hispida cultivar B227 chromosome 3, ASM972705v1, whole genome shotgun sequence genome contains the following:
- the LOC120074409 gene encoding LOW QUALITY PROTEIN: transcription factor bHLH131-like (The sequence of the model RefSeq protein was modified relative to this genomic sequence to represent the inferred CDS: inserted 3 bases in 2 codons), translating into MQSIQSYPTSGTMHQIYPEAQPSMIKHYGCPFSSFPRKEPKLHAALKHHFAEQKRRNRISGQYATLRAILPRLSKTDKSKLKKAFVLSETIRRVKELKKLVSEKRAANREFRDCGIPSGXDTLSLEQCDGGKGMVKAVMSYEDRQDIMAELAKALKTVKVKLLRAELVTVGGRNKFXLWMQRPKGPGGLKRVLEAVMWRTSWIARKPRNSWHSRAPTAKKLAVNRLISRKNLLGAVWMLN; encoded by the exons ATGCAGTCCATCCAGAGCTACCCAACTTCAGGAACTATGCATCAGATCTATCCTGAAGCACAACCTTCAATGATCAAGCATTACGGCTGCCCATTCTCATCCTTTCCAAGGAAGGAGCCTAAATTACATGCAGCCCTGAAGCACCATTTCGCAGAGCAGAAAAGAAGGAACAGAATCAGTGGCCAATACGCCACCCTCCGTGCCATCCTTCCCCGCCTATCTAAA ACAGATAAGAGTAAGCTGAAAAAGGCTTTTGTGCTTTCTGAGACAATCCGTAGGGTGAAGGAGCTTAAGAAGCTTGTATCAGAAAAGAGAGCGGCCAATCGTGAGTTTAGGGATTGTGGGATACCTAGTG CAGATACACTGAGCTTAGAACAATGTGATGGTGGTAAAGGGATGGTGAAGGCTGTAATGAGCTACGAGGACAGGCAGGATATCATGGCAGAATTGGCAAAAGCACTGAAGACAGTGAAAGTGAAGCTGCTGAGAGCTGAACTGGTGACTGTGGGTGGAAGGAACAAGTT TCTGTGGATGCAAAGGCCTAAAGGACCTGGTGGGCTTAAGAGAGTTTTGGAGGCTGTTATGTGGAGGACTTCATGGATTGCTAGAAAACCCAGAAATTCTTGGCACTCTCGAGCTCCAACAGCTAAAAAGTTAGCTGTTAACAGGCTGATTTCTCGAAAAAATCTCTTAGGAGCTGTTTGGATGTTGAACTGA